A window from Tenacibaculum singaporense encodes these proteins:
- a CDS encoding fibronectin type III domain-containing protein produces the protein MKINSNDSNIFKKVMLLFTVFISTVLYSQTYPVQVTPQLIPPYSLKISDYATTSSEKLYINILLTDVNEVGRRIRLKMYIEGQGLSITSRDVIIGETPIYVDGGINLRLSNLDLQPYFQLDNLVGITPQQYNAPLPNGGYDFCFEVYDYFTNRKLSSKSCTTVYLLQNDPPILNLPFKDNIVNATNPQNILFTWTPRHSNVSNVQYEFTLKELWDLQNPQANFLASVPFYQTNTYTTTLLVGPEAPQLLSGKIYGWQVRAFVSDGVNETSVFKNDGKSEIFWFKYLEDCKPPSFVISQALTAESVQVNWQSSEHLRYRIQYRKKGFGDDDWFEVNSYTNESKIRNLEAATIYEFRVGGECTQLSGFAYSNIQEFTTPSNDEAAYYNCGLTPQINITNKEPLPKLGINETFTAGDFPVTTREVSGSNGTFSGWGYITLPFLENLKEIIDAANIASGGDINIGKYTRIKVVFDNVQVNSSYELIDGVVETDYDPEWGGIIDADEVIEDISDLVDDIFAEDEPVEDNSDTASDTTTGESSTTGNSGTDNNSTSDTNNSDTTDTTNTDTTNQGDNTSTGTSSGTDTTNNTESDANTTNNSSNNESENVVIEHNGKSYKNGDTIEVPYSREQTNFAFLLKNYPKEAKINWQVLKLGTDNTSDFATNETTHDNLGINMKDIHVLDIVSNYNEEKIKVTIKRIVKEFEFLELVAKEDENKKRAAKSGQILYLINEPSITKDSKIIDYGIKISPNLNEDIISKSDIKWYFNDNLETEHQGKKTTFKWLYEDTETTTTTVNGGVSNKIDKSVTVKWVNKDFQKWKFSLGNENFGSKTIKKAFEATKLIEKYGKKLESLSFIKTTPTSSPVGINWFYEIVPFESIAENKEDIESRLYYREKKTKGGFKVGLKGKVTVWKWGLPIDELPIPDWAIKKAKEYITAEVKIEASADAFGEVKVVSEERKYVESDKWIEYKKSIDPAIIGLNVAFGAKGEFSLLKNNDWFAISGYASGIAGAELLSIGYTNGNFGVFPLRKGVYLDLNAGAYLVFLGKKLETSPYYERIQLIDPIDLYKE, from the coding sequence ATGAAAATCAATTCAAACGATAGTAATATATTCAAAAAGGTAATGTTGTTGTTTACTGTATTTATAAGTACAGTACTATACTCACAAACGTATCCAGTTCAAGTAACTCCACAATTAATACCACCGTATAGTTTAAAAATATCAGACTATGCTACAACGTCGAGTGAAAAACTGTATATCAATATTTTATTAACCGATGTAAATGAAGTTGGTCGTAGAATACGGTTAAAAATGTATATAGAAGGACAAGGGCTTTCTATAACCTCGCGTGATGTAATTATTGGAGAAACTCCTATATATGTTGATGGAGGGATAAACCTAAGACTGTCTAATTTAGACTTACAACCATACTTTCAGTTAGATAATTTGGTTGGAATTACACCACAACAGTACAATGCACCTTTACCAAATGGAGGATATGATTTTTGTTTTGAAGTGTACGACTATTTTACCAACAGAAAACTATCATCTAAAAGTTGTACTACCGTATACTTATTACAAAATGATCCACCAATTTTAAATTTACCATTTAAAGATAATATTGTAAATGCTACCAATCCACAAAACATATTATTTACTTGGACACCTCGCCATAGTAATGTAAGTAACGTACAATATGAATTTACATTAAAAGAATTGTGGGATCTACAAAATCCGCAAGCTAACTTTTTAGCATCAGTTCCTTTTTATCAAACAAACACCTATACTACAACACTATTAGTAGGACCAGAAGCACCACAGTTACTTTCAGGTAAAATATACGGTTGGCAGGTACGTGCTTTTGTAAGTGATGGAGTAAATGAAACCTCTGTGTTTAAAAATGACGGAAAAAGTGAGATTTTTTGGTTTAAATATTTAGAAGATTGTAAACCACCAAGCTTTGTTATTTCGCAAGCGTTAACAGCAGAATCAGTTCAAGTAAATTGGCAAAGTTCAGAACATTTACGCTATAGAATTCAGTATCGTAAAAAAGGATTTGGAGATGATGATTGGTTTGAAGTAAATAGTTATACCAATGAGAGTAAAATTCGAAATTTAGAAGCAGCTACCATATATGAATTTCGTGTAGGAGGTGAGTGTACTCAGTTATCAGGGTTTGCGTATTCAAATATTCAAGAGTTTACCACGCCAAGTAACGATGAAGCTGCGTATTACAACTGTGGATTAACTCCGCAAATAAACATTACAAACAAAGAACCACTACCAAAATTAGGAATAAACGAAACTTTTACAGCAGGTGATTTCCCAGTAACTACACGTGAGGTAAGTGGAAGTAATGGAACGTTTAGTGGTTGGGGATATATTACCCTACCATTTTTAGAAAACCTGAAAGAAATTATTGATGCAGCCAATATAGCATCTGGTGGAGATATTAATATAGGGAAATACACACGTATTAAAGTAGTATTTGACAATGTTCAAGTAAATAGTAGTTATGAGCTTATTGATGGAGTAGTAGAGACTGATTACGATCCTGAATGGGGAGGAATTATAGATGCTGATGAAGTTATTGAGGATATAAGTGATCTTGTAGATGACATTTTTGCAGAAGACGAACCAGTAGAAGATAATTCAGATACAGCTAGTGATACTACTACAGGAGAAAGCTCAACAACAGGAAATTCAGGTACTGATAATAATTCAACATCAGACACAAATAATTCTGATACGACGGATACTACTAATACTGATACAACGAATCAAGGAGACAATACAAGTACAGGAACAAGTAGTGGTACAGATACAACTAACAATACAGAAAGTGATGCAAATACTACTAATAATTCTTCAAATAATGAAAGTGAAAATGTAGTAATAGAGCATAACGGGAAAAGTTATAAGAATGGAGATACAATAGAGGTTCCTTATTCAAGAGAGCAAACAAATTTTGCTTTTTTACTAAAAAATTACCCTAAAGAAGCAAAAATTAATTGGCAAGTATTAAAGTTAGGGACTGATAACACTTCTGATTTTGCAACAAATGAAACTACCCACGATAATTTGGGTATTAACATGAAAGATATTCATGTGTTAGACATAGTTTCTAACTATAATGAAGAAAAAATAAAGGTAACAATTAAAAGAATAGTTAAAGAATTTGAGTTTTTGGAATTGGTTGCTAAAGAAGATGAAAATAAAAAAAGAGCTGCAAAATCAGGACAAATTCTTTATTTGATTAACGAACCTTCCATCACAAAAGATTCTAAAATAATAGACTATGGAATAAAAATATCACCAAATTTAAATGAAGATATTATTTCTAAAAGTGATATTAAATGGTATTTCAATGATAATTTAGAGACTGAACATCAAGGAAAGAAAACCACATTTAAATGGTTGTATGAAGATACAGAAACTACTACAACAACTGTGAACGGAGGAGTTTCAAATAAAATAGATAAAAGTGTAACCGTTAAATGGGTAAATAAAGATTTTCAAAAATGGAAGTTTAGTTTAGGGAATGAAAACTTTGGTTCAAAAACAATAAAAAAAGCTTTTGAAGCTACAAAATTGATTGAAAAGTATGGAAAAAAATTAGAAAGTCTTTCTTTTATTAAAACTACACCAACATCAAGTCCAGTAGGTATTAATTGGTTTTATGAAATTGTTCCTTTTGAAAGTATTGCTGAGAATAAAGAAGATATTGAGTCTCGTTTATATTATAGAGAAAAGAAAACCAAAGGAGGATTTAAAGTAGGTTTAAAAGGTAAGGTTACTGTATGGAAATGGGGATTACCCATAGATGAGTTGCCTATACCTGATTGGGCAATAAAAAAGGCGAAAGAATATATTACTGCTGAAGTAAAAATTGAGGCTAGTGCCGATGCTTTTGGTGAGGTGAAAGTAGTTAGTGAAGAGAGAAAGTATGTAGAGAGTGATAAGTGGATTGAGTATAAAAAATCAATAGATCCCGCAATAATAGGTTTAAACGTTGCTTTTGGAGCAAAAGGAGAGTTTAGTTTATTAAAAAATAATGATTGGTTTGCTATTAGTGGTTATGCAAGCGGTATAGCAGGAGCTGAACTTTTAAGTATAGGTTATACTAATGGAAATTTTGGAGTCTTTCCACTAAGAAAGGGAGTATATTTAGATTTAAATGCAGGTGCTTATCTAGTTTTTTTAGGTAAAAAATTAGAAACTTCACCTTATTATGAAAGAATTCAGTTAATTGATCCAATAGATTTATATAAAGAATAA
- a CDS encoding PKD domain-containing protein, whose product MRKSLFFIITLLGICACVNEVALPVIVDFNTEIVNQDYTVPVKVKILNDTEGADTYKWTFKGGEPSSSSSKNPGIITYNTEGEYLITLEASNRDGSVDVKTQKITVKPTVLIDFDVEVLENNYSPVEVKITNKTKGATTFEWFFQGGIPETSSKEYPENITFTTPGEHTIRLKVSNGEESYTQEKIIEVAPYLTADFEYSVAFKDDDYQVPVKVTLTNKSISATNYNWTFEGANITSSLEENPEIEIQTPGTHTLQLKASNGKQEKVFSKTITVYENTNLRSLENVKLGINTAHKENAIGAFFSTKTRKVYTKSEVTNETGKDIDLVFFGLSETFSYNKFVSPNQASTVAFSSIPNAQKTQLINKQESCNCSTHLSVSEFDAMVNDQLLAALAVDEINEGLKEFDNTVTPRIIPFKTSDSRKGVIKIKQFVKDGTNSYIVVDIKVQKEAK is encoded by the coding sequence ATGAGAAAGAGTTTATTTTTTATAATAACGCTATTAGGTATATGTGCTTGTGTAAATGAAGTAGCCTTACCTGTAATTGTTGACTTTAATACAGAAATAGTTAATCAAGATTATACTGTGCCTGTAAAAGTAAAAATCCTCAATGATACAGAAGGAGCTGATACCTATAAATGGACATTTAAAGGAGGTGAGCCTAGTAGTTCGTCAAGTAAAAATCCTGGTATTATAACCTATAATACAGAAGGAGAATATCTTATCACCTTAGAAGCCTCTAATAGAGATGGTAGTGTAGACGTAAAAACTCAAAAAATTACAGTAAAGCCAACTGTTCTTATTGATTTTGATGTAGAGGTATTAGAAAATAATTACTCACCAGTTGAAGTAAAAATAACTAATAAAACAAAAGGGGCTACAACCTTTGAGTGGTTTTTTCAAGGGGGAATACCAGAGACATCATCAAAAGAATACCCAGAAAACATAACTTTTACAACTCCGGGAGAGCATACGATAAGATTAAAAGTAAGTAATGGAGAGGAAAGTTATACTCAAGAAAAAATAATAGAAGTTGCACCTTATCTAACAGCCGATTTTGAATATTCAGTTGCTTTTAAAGACGATGATTATCAAGTTCCAGTAAAAGTTACATTAACTAATAAAAGTATCAGTGCAACTAATTACAATTGGACGTTTGAAGGCGCTAATATAACAAGTAGCTTAGAAGAAAATCCAGAAATAGAAATTCAAACACCAGGAACTCATACATTACAGCTAAAAGCAAGTAATGGAAAACAAGAGAAAGTATTTTCAAAAACAATAACTGTATATGAAAATACCAACTTAAGAAGTTTAGAAAATGTAAAATTAGGAATTAACACAGCTCATAAAGAGAATGCTATTGGAGCTTTTTTTTCAACCAAAACAAGAAAAGTATATACGAAGAGTGAAGTTACTAATGAGACAGGAAAGGATATAGATCTTGTTTTCTTTGGTTTAAGCGAAACCTTTTCATATAACAAATTTGTGAGCCCAAATCAAGCATCAACAGTTGCTTTTTCATCGATTCCTAATGCTCAAAAGACTCAATTAATAAACAAGCAAGAATCGTGTAATTGTAGTACTCATTTGTCTGTTTCAGAGTTTGATGCAATGGTAAACGATCAGTTATTAGCAGCCTTGGCGGTAGATGAAATCAATGAAGGGTTAAAAGAATTTGATAATACAGTAACGCCAAGAATCATTCCTTTTAAAACTTCAGATAGTCGAAAAGGAGTTATAAAAATAAAGCAGTTTGTGAAAGACGGTACAAACTCATACATAGTAGTTGATATAAAAGTTCAAAAAGAAGCTAAATAA